The sequence below is a genomic window from Natrinema salaciae.
GATAGTGAGTCCGGGGGTTGAAATGGGTCGGCTCCCATCCCCCGGTCATGAACGATTCCCGACTGGATCGTCGCTCGCTCCTTGCGGCCGCGGGAGCGGGACTCGCCGGCGCCGTCGCCGGCTGCGCCGAACCCCGGGCCGACAGTTCGATCGAGGGCGACTCCTCGTACAGCATCGACCGGGGGAACCTCGCGGAGGGATCCGCGTTCACCGAACTCTACAACGCGCTCATCGAATCGGTCACACAGGTCCGCGTGTTCGGTGTCGAAGACCCCAACACGGGCAACGAAGGGCGGGGGCAGGGCTCCGGGTTCCTCTACGACGACCGCCACGTCGTCACCAACGACCACGTGATCGCCGACGGCGAAGCCGCGGACCTCCAGTACATCACCGGCGACTGGACGAGCACCACGCTCGTCGGCCGCGACTACTACAGCGATCTGGCCGTCCTCGAGGTCGACCACGTTCCCGAGCAGGCGACCCCGCTGTCTCTCACGGATCGACGCCCCGTCGTCGGCCAGCAGGTGGCCGCCATCGGCAATCCTTACGGCCTCGAGGGCTCGATGTCGGCGGGGATCGTCAGCGGCGTCGACCGGACGCTCGATCTCCCGCAGCGGCGCTTCTCCTACCCCAACGTGATCCAGACCGACGCGGCCGTCAACCCCGGCAACAGCGGCGGTCCGCTCGTCGACCTCGAGGGAACCGTCGTCGGCGTCATCAACTCCGGCGGCGGCGACAACATCGGGTTCGCGATCTCGGCGGCCCTCGCCGATCGCGTCGTCCCGGCGCTCGTCGATACCGGCTCGTACGACCACTCCTACATGGGCATCGGGCTCAGAACCGTCGATCGGCTCGTGGCCGAGGCGAACGATCTCGAGACGGCGACCGGCGTCCTCGTCACCGATGTCGTCGGTGGCTCGGCCGCCGCCGGCGTCCTTCGGCCGTCGACGCGGACCGTCCAGCGACGCGGCGAATCGATCCCCGTCGGTGGCGACGTGATCCTCGAGTTCGACGGCCGTTCGATTCCTGACCGCCACGCCCTCTCGACGTACCTCGCGCTCGAGACCAGCCCGGGCGACACGCTGTCGGTTCGCCTCCGGCGGAACAGCCGGACGCTCACTACCGACCTGACGCTCGGTACTCGCCCGTCGATCCGATGAGCGGATACCG
It includes:
- a CDS encoding S1C family serine protease, whose product is MNDSRLDRRSLLAAAGAGLAGAVAGCAEPRADSSIEGDSSYSIDRGNLAEGSAFTELYNALIESVTQVRVFGVEDPNTGNEGRGQGSGFLYDDRHVVTNDHVIADGEAADLQYITGDWTSTTLVGRDYYSDLAVLEVDHVPEQATPLSLTDRRPVVGQQVAAIGNPYGLEGSMSAGIVSGVDRTLDLPQRRFSYPNVIQTDAAVNPGNSGGPLVDLEGTVVGVINSGGGDNIGFAISAALADRVVPALVDTGSYDHSYMGIGLRTVDRLVAEANDLETATGVLVTDVVGGSAAAGVLRPSTRTVQRRGESIPVGGDVILEFDGRSIPDRHALSTYLALETSPGDTLSVRLRRNSRTLTTDLTLGTRPSIR